The Streptomyces seoulensis genome contains a region encoding:
- a CDS encoding GH39 family glycosyl hydrolase: MGRHRWYTGARRWRITALLGVGATALALLVTLLNTLPGRGADIHGTSREGDKVHGTPAAPSGPLRPSVGWGFTHTQYSADQGTGSDRVARRLKGDGGLPQDQAVMGWGADNPEPVKGRYDFGALDRRIDFIRASGGTPVITLCCAPDWMKGGREGVNTTDWSQDSLERAPDPEHYQDFADLAGTVARRYPDVRHFVVWNEFKGFWNESKGRWDHEGYTELYNLVYRALKKADPDNLVGGPYLPMDSVDPRASDASDRVRGPWGAMDQRVLDSFDYWNAHKAGADFVVVDGSSYTNDDELLPDAFAATAKFTAVGEWVRSRTGGLPLWWAEYYVEPADAQDRRQGWSEERRIAVHATGLIAMAEGGAESGFYWNPEKKSGPGCPGCLWTPTGDTDGGRELPMYGLVSRFGKAFPPGTRYEKVSVAADDRPDLRVLASRDTVLVVNTRDRQVSTRVDGRRFSLRGYEVKWLDR; the protein is encoded by the coding sequence ATGGGACGTCATCGGTGGTACACGGGGGCCCGGAGGTGGCGGATCACCGCCCTGCTCGGCGTGGGCGCGACCGCCCTCGCCCTGCTGGTGACCCTGCTGAACACACTCCCCGGACGCGGCGCCGACATACACGGCACCTCCCGCGAGGGCGACAAGGTGCACGGCACGCCCGCCGCTCCGTCCGGCCCCCTCCGCCCCTCCGTCGGCTGGGGCTTCACCCACACCCAGTACAGCGCCGACCAGGGCACCGGAAGCGACCGGGTCGCACGGCGGCTGAAGGGCGACGGCGGGCTCCCGCAGGACCAGGCCGTCATGGGCTGGGGCGCAGACAACCCCGAACCGGTGAAGGGGCGCTACGACTTCGGCGCCCTGGACCGCCGTATCGACTTCATCCGCGCCTCCGGCGGCACCCCTGTCATCACCCTGTGCTGCGCCCCGGACTGGATGAAGGGCGGCCGGGAGGGCGTCAACACCACCGACTGGAGCCAGGACTCGCTGGAGCGGGCGCCCGACCCGGAGCACTACCAGGACTTCGCCGACCTGGCCGGCACCGTCGCCCGCCGCTACCCGGACGTGCGCCACTTCGTCGTGTGGAACGAGTTCAAGGGCTTCTGGAACGAGTCGAAGGGCCGCTGGGACCACGAGGGCTACACCGAGCTGTACAACCTCGTGTACCGGGCGCTGAAGAAGGCCGACCCGGACAACCTCGTCGGCGGGCCCTACCTGCCCATGGACAGTGTCGACCCGCGCGCCTCCGACGCCTCCGACCGGGTCCGCGGCCCCTGGGGCGCCATGGACCAGCGGGTGCTGGACTCCTTCGACTACTGGAACGCCCACAAGGCCGGCGCCGACTTCGTGGTGGTCGACGGCTCCAGCTACACCAACGACGACGAACTGCTGCCGGACGCGTTCGCCGCCACCGCCAAGTTCACGGCCGTCGGCGAGTGGGTGCGCAGCCGCACCGGTGGCCTCCCGCTGTGGTGGGCCGAGTACTACGTGGAGCCCGCCGACGCCCAGGACCGCCGCCAGGGCTGGTCCGAGGAACGCCGGATCGCCGTGCACGCCACCGGACTGATCGCCATGGCCGAGGGCGGCGCCGAGTCCGGCTTCTACTGGAACCCGGAGAAGAAGAGCGGCCCCGGCTGCCCCGGCTGCCTGTGGACCCCGACCGGCGACACGGACGGCGGGCGGGAGCTGCCCATGTACGGCCTCGTCTCCCGCTTCGGCAAGGCGTTCCCGCCCGGCACCCGGTACGAGAAGGTGTCCGTCGCCGCCGACGACCGGCCCGACCTCCGTGTCCTGGCGAGCCGCGACACCGTGCTGGTGGTGAACACCCGGGACCGGCAGGTCAGCACACGTGTCGACGGCCGGCGGTTCTCCTTGCGCGGCTACGAGGTGAAGTGGCTCGACCGCTGA
- a CDS encoding lipopolysaccharide biosynthesis protein, translating into MSDTTTAQEAAPAVSTPGRRPRLPVLGRAFGGNPLFRNAYALMLNTGISAVLGLGFWLAAARYYSESAVGQGSAAIAAMKLLAGLTAVTLTGALARFIPVAGRSTARLIFRTYAGSSLVVAVAAGVFLLTLHVWGPSYRFLHGPVSGLGFVAAVVAWNVLTLQDGVLTGLRSAPWVPVGNTVFSAVKLGLLVAFAVAIPAAGVFVSWVAAIATSVIPLGWLVFRRLVPRHTAATEGRTRPPTLREIGRFLAGDYTGSLFSLGVVYLVPVIIASQVSAEDNAYFYITTTIGGTTNLLAINMGASLTVEGSHDPARLAANTRAALKRMARIMLPVAGVLFVGAPWILGVFGAGYADAATPLLRWFAVGAVLRVVMETYFAVLRAQSRTAGLAWLQGLLCVLVLGLTLLLLPRMGLAGAGVAEISSLAVIVAVAAPRLWQVIRPGPVTAAPDGDLADLGPREATRVRTTRRTPSWAVLPETDKETGEVDSVDAPSEVAPPEQGRAPATRGESPSPAGRVESPAPPRLRSLAPTRTGVVLGCLLVAALMLYWVPALRLTDADLDRMGGLGLVSVLPLPTLVGAALLVTVFAALLWTRREHRALLLLTLVATVVSLHALPAAIESAPRFPTAWQHLGFLDHIDRTGSTVPDLDARWSWPGFFAVIAFAAKACGVSDFTEVIRWWPTAIQLAYLAPMFLLTRSLRASWRARWTGVWLFALSGWVGQDYFSPQGFTYLLYLVFVAVLLVWFRAPHMIWTRFRPGEAEVEPTDRRQRVVLLLVLIGLFLACVPAHQLTPFVMLGVLTALVLLGRCELRGLPLLFAVVVAVWVGFMAEPYWSGHFDELFGGLGGVGGNVSTSVSGRIEGGSSTHKLVLYARVLLAGSVLALACWGWWRRRGHGYRERSLLVLAFVPFLGFGMQSYGGEMALRVFMFALPGAALLGALALFPRTGASAKERGRDRVSLAAPAALLAGLLLIGGFLVARWGNEPFERTRTGEVAAMDWVYAHDEPTVRLLWLTTDTVNDVTPALPWGARDMERVTYVPTLAPTDPVLVSGLVKALKDAGPNSYLIVNESQVRYLELDAGYPAVWESRLTRTLDTRAELSKVLVNDDATVYALRGGTSAPVPAPDPGPIGPRITWTPWSVVGALAAGVLILLLAAREVVRVAVRPSVGGLRRLQGGFWFALPLLAVVLASLVQRFLTMS; encoded by the coding sequence GTGTCTGACACGACCACCGCCCAAGAGGCCGCCCCGGCCGTGTCTACGCCGGGGCGCCGCCCGCGACTGCCCGTGCTGGGGCGCGCGTTCGGCGGCAACCCGTTGTTCCGCAACGCCTACGCGCTGATGCTGAACACCGGAATCTCCGCCGTCCTCGGTCTCGGCTTCTGGCTGGCGGCGGCGCGCTACTACTCCGAGTCGGCGGTCGGGCAGGGCTCGGCCGCCATCGCCGCGATGAAGCTCCTCGCCGGGCTGACCGCGGTGACCCTGACCGGCGCCCTGGCTCGCTTCATCCCGGTCGCCGGCCGCTCGACCGCCCGGCTCATCTTCCGCACGTACGCCGGGTCTTCGCTGGTGGTGGCGGTGGCGGCGGGGGTGTTCCTGCTGACGCTGCACGTGTGGGGGCCGTCGTACCGGTTCCTGCACGGGCCGGTGAGCGGGCTCGGCTTCGTCGCGGCCGTGGTGGCCTGGAACGTGCTCACCCTCCAGGACGGGGTGCTGACCGGGCTGCGCAGCGCGCCCTGGGTGCCGGTGGGCAACACCGTCTTCTCGGCGGTGAAGCTGGGGCTGCTGGTGGCCTTCGCGGTGGCGATCCCGGCCGCCGGTGTCTTCGTGTCCTGGGTCGCGGCCATCGCCACCTCGGTGATCCCGCTGGGCTGGCTGGTGTTCCGGCGGCTGGTGCCCCGGCACACGGCGGCGACCGAGGGGCGCACCCGCCCGCCGACGCTGCGGGAGATCGGCCGGTTCCTCGCCGGCGACTACACCGGCTCGCTGTTCTCCCTCGGGGTGGTCTACCTCGTCCCGGTGATCATCGCCTCGCAGGTCAGCGCCGAGGACAACGCGTACTTCTACATCACCACCACCATCGGCGGCACGACCAACCTGCTCGCCATCAACATGGGCGCCTCGCTGACCGTGGAGGGTTCGCACGACCCGGCGCGGCTGGCCGCCAACACCCGGGCGGCGCTGAAGCGGATGGCCCGGATCATGCTGCCGGTCGCGGGCGTGCTGTTCGTCGGCGCCCCGTGGATCCTGGGCGTGTTCGGCGCGGGGTACGCGGACGCGGCGACCCCGCTGCTGCGCTGGTTCGCGGTCGGCGCGGTGCTGCGGGTGGTGATGGAGACCTATTTCGCGGTGCTCCGGGCGCAGAGCCGGACCGCCGGACTCGCCTGGCTGCAGGGGCTGTTGTGCGTGCTGGTGCTGGGTCTGACCCTGCTGCTCCTGCCCCGGATGGGGCTGGCCGGCGCGGGGGTCGCGGAGATCTCCAGCCTGGCGGTGATCGTGGCCGTCGCGGCGCCGCGCCTGTGGCAGGTCATTCGGCCCGGCCCGGTGACCGCGGCCCCGGACGGCGACCTCGCCGACCTCGGCCCGCGCGAGGCGACCCGGGTACGCACCACCCGGCGGACGCCCTCCTGGGCGGTGCTCCCGGAGACGGACAAGGAGACAGGAGAAGTGGACTCGGTGGACGCACCCTCCGAAGTGGCGCCGCCGGAACAGGGACGGGCACCGGCGACGAGGGGGGAAAGCCCCTCGCCCGCGGGGAGGGTGGAAAGCCCCGCTCCCCCGCGCCTCCGCTCCCTGGCACCCACCCGCACCGGTGTCGTCCTCGGCTGTCTCCTCGTCGCGGCGCTGATGCTCTACTGGGTGCCCGCGCTGCGGCTGACCGACGCCGACCTGGACCGGATGGGCGGCCTCGGCCTGGTCTCCGTGCTGCCGCTGCCGACGCTGGTGGGTGCGGCGCTGCTGGTCACGGTCTTCGCCGCGCTGCTGTGGACGCGCCGGGAACACCGGGCGCTGCTGCTGCTCACCCTGGTGGCGACCGTGGTGTCGCTGCACGCGCTGCCCGCCGCCATCGAGAGCGCGCCGAGGTTCCCCACGGCCTGGCAGCACCTCGGGTTCCTCGACCACATCGACCGCACGGGGTCGACGGTGCCCGATCTGGACGCCCGCTGGAGCTGGCCGGGCTTCTTCGCGGTGATCGCGTTCGCCGCGAAGGCGTGCGGGGTCTCCGACTTCACCGAGGTGATCCGCTGGTGGCCGACGGCCATCCAACTCGCCTATCTCGCACCGATGTTCCTGCTGACCCGGTCACTGCGTGCGAGCTGGCGGGCCCGGTGGACCGGGGTGTGGCTGTTCGCCCTGAGCGGCTGGGTCGGCCAGGACTACTTCTCCCCGCAGGGCTTCACCTATCTGCTGTACCTGGTGTTCGTGGCGGTCCTGCTGGTGTGGTTCCGGGCCCCGCACATGATCTGGACCCGGTTCCGGCCCGGTGAGGCCGAGGTGGAGCCCACCGACCGGCGCCAACGGGTCGTCCTGCTACTGGTGTTGATCGGCCTGTTCCTGGCCTGCGTCCCGGCCCACCAGCTCACCCCGTTCGTGATGCTCGGGGTGCTCACGGCCCTGGTGCTGCTCGGCCGGTGCGAACTGCGGGGCCTGCCGCTGCTGTTCGCGGTGGTGGTGGCGGTGTGGGTCGGCTTCATGGCGGAGCCGTACTGGTCGGGGCACTTCGACGAGCTGTTCGGCGGGCTCGGCGGCGTCGGCGGCAATGTGTCGACCTCGGTCTCCGGTCGTATCGAGGGCGGGAGTTCGACGCACAAGCTGGTGCTCTACGCCCGTGTGCTGCTGGCCGGCTCGGTGCTGGCGCTGGCCTGCTGGGGCTGGTGGCGGCGGCGCGGACACGGCTACCGCGAACGCTCCCTGCTGGTGCTGGCGTTCGTGCCGTTCCTGGGCTTCGGCATGCAGTCGTACGGCGGCGAGATGGCGCTGCGCGTCTTCATGTTCGCACTGCCGGGCGCGGCCCTGCTGGGCGCGCTCGCCCTGTTCCCGCGTACCGGGGCGAGTGCGAAGGAGCGGGGGCGGGACCGGGTGAGCCTGGCCGCTCCGGCCGCGCTGCTCGCGGGGCTGCTGCTGATCGGCGGTTTCCTGGTGGCCCGCTGGGGCAACGAACCGTTCGAGCGGACCCGGACCGGCGAGGTCGCGGCGATGGACTGGGTGTACGCCCACGACGAGCCGACCGTACGGCTGCTGTGGCTGACCACGGACACGGTGAACGACGTGACTCCGGCCCTGCCCTGGGGGGCGCGGGACATGGAGCGGGTGACCTATGTGCCGACGCTCGCACCGACCGACCCGGTGCTGGTGTCCGGGCTGGTCAAGGCGCTCAAGGACGCGGGCCCGAACTCGTATCTGATCGTCAACGAGAGTCAGGTCCGCTATCTGGAGCTGGACGCGGGCTATCCGGCGGTGTGGGAGTCCCGGCTGACCCGCACGCTGGACACCCGTGCGGAGCTGTCCAAGGTCCTGGTGAACGACGACGCGACCGTGTACGCGCTGCGCGGGGGCACGTCGGCGCCGGTTCCGGCGCCGGACCCCGGTCCGATCGGGCCGCGGATCACCTGGACGCCCTGGTCGGTGGTGGGCGCGCTGGCCGCGGGTGTGCTGATCCTGCTGCTGGCCGCGCGCGAGGTGGTGCGGGTGGCGGTCCGGCCGAGTGTCGGGGGGCTGCGCCGACTGCAGGGCGGTTTCTGGTTCGCACTGCCGCTGCTCGCGGTGGTGCTGGCCTCGCTGGTGCAGCGGTTCCTGACGATGAGCTGA
- a CDS encoding polysaccharide deacetylase family protein, with the protein MTGPAVPILMYHAVAAAPNDATRALSVAPEAFAEQMALIGELGLTPLTTAGLAAHWRYRRPLPARPVLITFDDGYEGVHRHALPVLAEHGFAATLFASTGWIRGPHDTGGGLDAMLDWAQVRELADNGVEIGGHSHSHPQLDQLDDAALDAELEHSTAILTDELGTRPESFAYPYGYSSRRVRRAVREAGYTQALAVGNALARRGQGPYALRRVTVRRSTGAAEFERLLQGRSVTRDFARDRALTKGYALVRRARQVCRKAIRSRV; encoded by the coding sequence ATGACCGGGCCGGCCGTACCGATCCTCATGTACCACGCGGTGGCGGCCGCACCCAACGACGCCACCCGTGCCCTTTCGGTCGCCCCGGAGGCGTTCGCCGAGCAGATGGCGCTGATCGGCGAGCTGGGCCTGACCCCGCTCACCACCGCGGGGCTCGCGGCCCACTGGCGCTACCGGCGCCCGCTGCCCGCCCGGCCGGTGCTGATCACCTTCGACGACGGCTACGAGGGCGTCCACCGGCACGCCCTCCCGGTGCTCGCCGAACACGGCTTCGCAGCCACCCTGTTCGCCTCCACCGGCTGGATCAGGGGCCCGCACGACACCGGAGGCGGCCTGGACGCCATGCTCGACTGGGCCCAGGTGCGCGAACTCGCGGACAACGGGGTCGAGATCGGCGGCCACAGCCACAGCCACCCCCAGCTCGACCAACTGGACGACGCCGCGCTCGACGCCGAGCTGGAGCACAGCACCGCCATCCTCACCGACGAACTGGGCACGCGCCCGGAGTCCTTCGCCTATCCCTACGGCTACTCCAGCCGCCGGGTGCGCCGAGCCGTGCGGGAGGCGGGGTACACCCAGGCGCTCGCGGTGGGCAACGCGCTGGCCCGGCGCGGGCAGGGTCCGTACGCGCTGCGCCGGGTCACCGTGCGACGGAGCACGGGTGCGGCGGAGTTCGAGCGGCTGCTCCAGGGCCGTTCCGTCACACGGGACTTCGCCCGGGACCGGGCTCTGACCAAGGGATACGCACTCGTGCGAAGAGCACGCCAGGTCTGCCGGAAGGCCATCCGCTCCCGTGTCTGA
- a CDS encoding glycosyltransferase family 2 protein — protein sequence MTAPDISVVICVYTEDRWEDILAAVASVRAQSHPALETLLVVDHNAALLDRLAHEYKEPAAEGPVRVLANAGPRGLSAGRNTGVAASRGEVIAFLDDDAVAERDWLRRFAEGYADPRVLAVGGRTEPVWASGRRPAWFPEEFDWVVGCTYRGLPPGRVRVRNVLGGNASFRRTAFAAAGGFATGIGRDGDRRPLGCEETELCIRLTRARPDAVLLIDDRAVIHHRVPEARERFAYFRTRAYAEGLSKALVARSVGAAKGLESERRYTTRVLPAGIARGLRDALLARPGGAGRAGAIVAGVLTAAGGYVVGSVRARRGGARFAVPPVEVGG from the coding sequence TTGACCGCTCCGGACATCTCCGTGGTGATCTGCGTGTACACCGAGGACCGCTGGGAGGACATCCTCGCGGCGGTCGCCTCGGTGCGCGCCCAGTCCCACCCGGCGCTGGAGACGCTCCTCGTCGTGGACCACAACGCCGCCCTGCTGGACCGGCTGGCCCACGAGTACAAGGAGCCGGCGGCGGAAGGGCCGGTCCGGGTGCTCGCCAACGCGGGTCCCCGCGGCCTGTCCGCGGGCCGCAACACCGGGGTCGCCGCCTCCCGCGGCGAGGTGATCGCCTTCCTCGACGACGACGCCGTGGCCGAGCGGGACTGGCTGCGCCGCTTCGCCGAGGGGTACGCCGACCCGCGCGTGCTGGCGGTCGGCGGCCGGACGGAACCCGTGTGGGCGTCGGGTCGGCGGCCGGCCTGGTTCCCGGAGGAGTTCGACTGGGTGGTGGGCTGTACGTACCGGGGCCTGCCGCCCGGCCGGGTCCGGGTCCGCAACGTGCTGGGCGGCAACGCCTCCTTCCGGCGTACCGCGTTCGCGGCGGCGGGCGGTTTCGCCACCGGTATCGGCCGCGACGGGGACCGCCGCCCGCTGGGCTGCGAGGAGACGGAGCTGTGCATCCGGCTCACCCGGGCCCGGCCCGACGCCGTGCTCCTCATCGACGACCGCGCGGTGATCCACCACCGGGTGCCCGAGGCCCGCGAGCGCTTCGCCTACTTCCGCACCCGCGCCTACGCCGAGGGCCTGTCCAAGGCGCTGGTGGCGCGGAGTGTGGGTGCGGCGAAGGGGCTGGAGTCCGAACGCCGTTACACCACACGGGTGTTGCCCGCCGGGATCGCGCGTGGTCTGCGCGACGCCCTGCTCGCCCGGCCGGGCGGCGCGGGACGTGCGGGCGCCATCGTCGCGGGCGTGCTCACCGCGGCCGGCGGCTATGTGGTCGGCAGTGTGCGCGCCCGGCGCGGCGGGGCCCGGTTCGCGGTGCCCCCGGTGGAGGTGGGCGGATGA